AGCTCTACCCGGGCGACTCGTGGCGCAACGCGTACACCGAGATTCGCCGGATCCTGATCGAGGACGGCTTCGAGTGGCAGCAGGGCTCGGTCTACTTCGGGAATCCGGAGCGGATCAATCCCGTGACGTGCGTGGTCGCCGCGCAGCGCCTG
The sequence above is drawn from the Candidatus Eremiobacterota bacterium genome and encodes:
- a CDS encoding virulence factor; translation: LYPGDSWRNAYTEIRRILIEDGFEWQQGSVYFGNPERINPVTCVVAAQRLARELPWFTDSVRDIRMLRIEENDDLGPAVEQPARARRR